A genomic segment from Glycine soja cultivar W05 chromosome 20, ASM419377v2, whole genome shotgun sequence encodes:
- the LOC114403392 gene encoding E3 ubiquitin-protein ligase RZF1-like encodes MSSGTTYWCYTCRQPIWLEGREGFCPYCDGGFVQELNEMRGVARQHGFSTRMEDVHQMPDIMDAVRAVMEQRGSEPSIRVRDAVDNFMRQRMAGRYTNFDVRRRSDSGSGSGSILIPDETWGVFSSGPYLIFHGQAPGFTNSNGSSRGGPRGVDFGDYFLGPRLEGLIEQHISNDRLGPPPALRSSIDAMPTIKITHEHLESDSHCPVCKERFELGSKARKMPCNHIYHSDCIVPWLVLHNSCPVCRVELPPKEHTSSRGRRIWGGRNGNDSGSDNDISRGRENTQMNNGRRNLLSYLWPFRSSSSST; translated from the coding sequence ATGTCAAGTGGGACAACATACTGGTGTTACACATGCAGGCAGCCAATCTGGCTTGAAGGGAGGGAAGGCTTTTGCCCCTACTGCGATGGAGGCTTTGTGCAAGAACTCAACGAGATGCGAGGAGTTGCGCGCCAACACGGCTTCTCAACGCGGATGGAAGATGTTCATCAAATGCCTGACATTATGGATGCTGTAAGAGCTGTTATGGAGCAAAGAGGTTCTGAACCGAGCATTCGGGTTAGAGATGCTGTTGATAACTTTATGAGGCAGAGAATGGCCGGAAGATACACAAACTTTGATGTGAGAAGGAGGTCTGATTCTGGTTCTGGTTCTGGTTCTATTCTTATTCCTGATGAGACTTGGGGTGTCTTTAGTTCTGGTCCTTATTTGATATTTCATGGTCAAGCACCAGGGTTCACCAATTCTAATGGGAGCTCAAGAGGGGGTCCTAGGGGTGTTGATTTTGGTGACTACTTTCTTGGTCCTAGACTAGAAGGACTCATTGAACAACACATTTCGAATGACCGGCTTGGTCCACCGCCTGCATTGCGCTCTTCGATTGATGCAATGCCAACTATCAAGATCACACATGAGCACCTTGAGTCTGATTCACACTGTCCAGTTTGTAAGGAACGATTTGAACTTGGTTCCAAGGCAAGGAAGATGCCATGTAACCACATTTACCACTCAGATTGTATTGTTCCATGGTTAGTTCTTCATAACTCGTGTCCTGTGTGTCGTGTTGAGCTGCCACCGAAAGAACATACTAGTTCTCGAGGTAGACGTATTTGGGGAGGTAGAAATGGTAATGACAGTGGTAGTGACAATGATATCTCTAGGGGAAGGGAGAATACACAGATGAACAATGGAAGGAGAAATCTGCTATCATATTTGTGGCCATTTCGGTCCTCTAGTTCAAGTACttag